A genome region from Solirubrobacter pauli includes the following:
- the mobF gene encoding MobF family relaxase, translating into MLSIGKLAVGQADYYLEQAQGSVTRAGAVASGVEDYYLHVGEAAGTWVGDGTRALGLGGVVDALRLDRVLSGCVPASGDPLGRVVPRRVPGFDLTFSAPKSVSVLFGIGDDAMRGVIRGAHDQAVREALAYVEREAGVTRRGAGGTVPIAGRGLIWAAFRHRTSRAGDPQLHTHVLVANLVLGADGRWGTLDGRRIYAHAKTAGYLYEHRLRALLTRELGFEWEPVRNGIADVAGVAPEVRRAFSRRRAEIEAEMARRGTTTPGAAQVAALATRRAKDYRVAPEALVPEWRARAAALGLDMPAIREVVGQARTRGVEGGEVDELFARLGGHDGLTKERSTFRRREVLQAIAEGLPGGVDVGLGELERLADRFLRSERVVVLADGDRRSEVIGVEGQLVTGLATERRYSTSELLERERRVLDYADRTRGQRCGVGRENAVERALRRRPTIAGEQAEMVRRLALDGDGVAVVIGQAGTGKTFALATAREAWEGSGFRVVGAALARRAAIELEDGAGIESESIAGLLEELRKRPSRVLQRRSVLVIDEAGMVPTRALAELVDHVERAGAKLVLVGDDRQLPEIGAGGTFGALARRLPAIGLRENRRQSALWEREALSLLRDGDADGAVRRYSERGRIVSGQDDDAVRTRLVEDWWKTGDPDDAVMIAHRRRDVADLNGRAHALMRAAGVLGVEGDAGIAVGDRVVMRRNELRLGVVNGERGTVVGAEGGGLDVEIRGQRVRLDPEYVEDSVSLGYAITGHAAQGMTCGQTFVLATDGLSKEWAYVALSRGRESNRLYVTREARESAEFMPNVDGTWRPADALRDGLTRSAAHEVATAQRWRGHVIER; encoded by the coding sequence GTGTTGTCGATCGGGAAGCTCGCTGTCGGTCAGGCCGACTACTACCTGGAGCAGGCGCAGGGGAGTGTGACGCGGGCCGGCGCCGTCGCGTCGGGCGTGGAGGACTACTACCTGCACGTGGGCGAAGCTGCCGGGACCTGGGTCGGGGACGGGACGCGGGCGCTCGGGCTCGGCGGCGTTGTCGATGCACTGCGGCTCGATCGGGTGCTCAGCGGGTGCGTCCCCGCGAGCGGAGATCCGCTCGGGCGGGTTGTGCCGCGGCGGGTGCCCGGGTTCGATCTGACGTTCTCGGCTCCGAAGAGCGTGAGCGTGTTGTTCGGGATCGGGGACGACGCTATGCGCGGCGTCATACGAGGCGCGCACGATCAGGCGGTGCGCGAGGCGCTCGCGTATGTCGAGCGGGAGGCTGGTGTCACGCGGCGCGGCGCCGGCGGAACGGTCCCGATCGCCGGGCGCGGTCTGATCTGGGCGGCGTTCCGGCACCGCACGTCGCGGGCCGGTGATCCGCAGCTGCACACGCACGTCCTCGTCGCGAACCTGGTGCTCGGAGCCGACGGACGGTGGGGGACGCTCGACGGACGGCGGATCTACGCGCACGCGAAGACCGCTGGGTATCTGTACGAGCACCGGCTGCGGGCGCTGTTGACGCGCGAGCTCGGGTTCGAGTGGGAACCGGTGCGGAACGGAATCGCTGACGTCGCCGGTGTCGCTCCCGAGGTGCGGCGGGCGTTCAGTCGGCGGCGGGCGGAGATCGAAGCCGAGATGGCTCGACGCGGGACGACGACCCCTGGCGCGGCTCAGGTCGCGGCGCTTGCGACTCGGCGGGCGAAGGACTACCGGGTTGCTCCCGAGGCGCTCGTTCCGGAGTGGCGTGCGCGGGCTGCCGCGCTCGGGCTCGATATGCCTGCGATACGCGAGGTCGTCGGCCAAGCCAGGACGCGCGGAGTCGAGGGCGGCGAGGTCGACGAGCTATTTGCTCGCCTCGGCGGACACGACGGGCTGACGAAGGAGCGGTCGACCTTCAGGCGTCGGGAGGTGCTGCAGGCGATCGCCGAAGGTCTGCCGGGCGGCGTCGACGTCGGGCTCGGGGAGTTGGAGCGGCTTGCCGATCGGTTCCTCCGGTCAGAGCGCGTGGTCGTGCTCGCTGATGGCGATCGTCGCAGCGAGGTCATCGGGGTCGAGGGGCAGCTCGTGACCGGGCTGGCGACCGAACGGCGGTACTCCACGTCCGAACTGCTGGAGCGCGAGCGGCGGGTGCTCGACTACGCCGACAGGACGAGAGGCCAGAGGTGCGGGGTCGGTCGCGAGAACGCCGTGGAGCGGGCGTTGCGGCGGCGGCCGACGATCGCCGGCGAGCAAGCGGAGATGGTGCGGCGCCTGGCGCTCGATGGCGACGGTGTCGCCGTGGTGATCGGGCAGGCTGGGACCGGGAAGACGTTCGCGCTCGCCACGGCGCGTGAGGCGTGGGAGGGCAGCGGGTTCCGCGTGGTCGGGGCTGCGCTTGCTCGGCGGGCGGCCATCGAGCTCGAGGACGGTGCCGGGATCGAGAGCGAGAGCATCGCCGGGCTGCTGGAAGAGCTACGGAAGCGGCCATCACGCGTGCTGCAGCGGCGATCGGTGCTGGTGATCGATGAGGCCGGAATGGTTCCGACGCGCGCGCTGGCCGAGCTTGTGGACCACGTCGAGCGGGCCGGCGCGAAGCTGGTCCTGGTCGGCGACGACCGGCAGCTGCCCGAGATCGGGGCGGGCGGAACGTTCGGGGCCCTGGCGCGGCGACTGCCGGCCATCGGGCTGCGCGAGAATCGACGGCAGAGCGCGCTGTGGGAGCGGGAGGCGCTCTCGCTATTGCGGGACGGCGATGCCGACGGCGCGGTCCGTCGGTACTCGGAGCGAGGGCGGATCGTCTCCGGGCAGGACGACGACGCGGTGCGGACGCGCCTCGTCGAAGACTGGTGGAAGACCGGCGATCCCGACGACGCCGTTATGATCGCCCACCGACGGCGAGACGTGGCCGACCTGAACGGTCGCGCGCACGCCCTGATGCGCGCCGCTGGGGTCCTAGGAGTGGAAGGCGATGCCGGCATCGCTGTGGGCGACCGCGTCGTGATGCGACGCAATGAGCTGCGGCTCGGGGTCGTGAACGGCGAGCGCGGGACCGTCGTCGGCGCCGAGGGCGGTGGACTCGACGTGGAGATTCGCGGACAGCGTGTGCGGCTCGATCCTGAGTACGTCGAGGACTCGGTGTCGCTCGGGTACGCGATCACCGGGCACGCGGCGCAGGGGATGACCTGCGGGCAGACGTTCGTGCTCGCCACGGACGGGCTGTCGAAGGAGTGGGCGTACGTCGCGCTGAGCCGCGGACGGGAGTCGAACCGTTTGTACGTGACTCGGGAGGCGCGGGAGAGCGCGGAGTTCATGCCCAACGTCGACGGGACGTGGCGGCCGGCCGACGCCTTGCGTGACGGGCTGACGCGATCAGCGGCGCACGAGGTCGCCACCGCGCAACGATGGCGCGGGCATGTCATCGAGCGTTGA
- the tatC gene encoding twin-arginine translocase subunit TatC: MASALRSVAHDDRLSLVEHLTELRVRIVVCLVAFIAATVVCFVFNQTVLDVLNDPLTSTVDQGNRDPIQQGAGFDQEISKVLASNAAVFRALAAREDDTGAKTALIDAAEENERVAKLAPEVTARKPVTLGVSEPFMQTLKVAAYAGLLISLPLILYQVYAFVLPAFSPREKQVALPAMLAVPFLFIGGVVFGYFTVVPRAIEFLQNFNTDQFDVLIQAQPYYKFVLMLLIAMGLLFQIPVAIVAVTRVGIVSTSQLAHNRRYAILAIAVAAMLLPGQDPITMGLMMAPMYVLFEASILFSWLLDRRAGRAAPEDLEDLEDSEPEHLTIDRD, from the coding sequence ATGGCTAGTGCGCTGCGATCCGTCGCGCACGACGATCGCCTGAGCCTCGTCGAGCACCTCACGGAGCTCCGCGTCCGGATCGTCGTCTGCCTCGTGGCCTTCATCGCCGCGACGGTGGTCTGCTTCGTCTTCAACCAGACCGTCCTCGACGTGCTCAACGACCCGTTGACGTCGACGGTCGACCAGGGCAACCGCGACCCGATCCAGCAGGGCGCCGGCTTCGACCAGGAGATCTCCAAGGTCCTGGCCAGCAACGCTGCGGTCTTCCGCGCGCTCGCGGCGCGCGAGGACGACACCGGCGCCAAGACCGCGCTGATCGACGCCGCCGAGGAGAACGAGCGGGTCGCGAAGCTCGCGCCGGAGGTCACCGCCCGCAAGCCGGTCACCCTGGGCGTGTCCGAGCCGTTCATGCAGACGCTCAAGGTCGCCGCCTACGCCGGCCTGCTGATCTCGCTGCCACTGATCCTCTACCAGGTGTACGCGTTCGTCCTGCCCGCGTTCTCCCCCCGCGAGAAGCAGGTGGCGCTCCCCGCCATGTTGGCAGTGCCGTTCCTGTTCATTGGGGGAGTCGTCTTCGGCTACTTCACGGTCGTGCCGAGGGCGATCGAGTTCCTCCAGAACTTCAACACGGACCAGTTCGACGTGCTGATCCAGGCACAGCCGTACTACAAGTTCGTGCTCATGCTCCTGATCGCGATGGGGCTGCTTTTCCAGATCCCCGTTGCGATCGTGGCCGTCACGCGGGTCGGGATCGTCTCCACCAGCCAGCTCGCGCACAACCGGCGCTACGCGATCCTGGCCATCGCCGTGGCGGCGATGCTCCTCCCCGGACAGGACCCGATCACGATGGGGCTGATGATGGCCCCTATGTACGTTTTATTTGAGGCCTCTATTCTGTTCTCCTGGCTGCTAGACCGGCGCGCGGGTCGTGCCGCCCCGGAGGACCTCGAAGATCTTGAGGACTCTGAGCCAGAGCACCTCACCATCGATCGGGACTAG
- a CDS encoding Gfo/Idh/MocA family protein, which translates to MQPINVGVVGLGYWGPNLARNFAAIPTCTLKWCCDESEANREKWASSFPSARFTADLEDLLDDPELDAVVLATPVPTHGPLAERVLQAGKHCYVEKPLAYTVEDAERAVAAAKRADRILMVGHLLVYHPGVEKLKEIADSGELGDIHYIYSQRLNLGQLRTDENALWSLGAHDVSVILHLAGAGPTYLEARGEAYMRQGVEDVVFAFMRFDSGIAAHLHLSWLDPHKTRAFTVVGSKRMATFDDMELERKVTVYDKGFDEKAESYGEYITRSGDIRSPRIANKEPLRIECEHFVDSIRNGTKPRSDGEAGLRVVRVLAGLQESLKANAR; encoded by the coding sequence ATGCAGCCCATTAACGTCGGCGTCGTAGGTCTCGGCTACTGGGGACCCAACCTGGCGCGCAACTTCGCGGCCATCCCCACGTGCACCCTGAAGTGGTGCTGCGACGAATCCGAGGCCAACCGGGAGAAGTGGGCGTCGAGCTTCCCCAGCGCCCGCTTCACCGCTGACCTGGAGGACCTGCTCGACGACCCCGAGCTGGACGCGGTCGTGCTGGCGACGCCCGTGCCCACCCACGGCCCGCTGGCCGAGCGCGTCCTGCAGGCCGGCAAGCACTGCTACGTCGAGAAGCCGCTCGCGTACACCGTCGAGGACGCCGAGCGCGCCGTCGCCGCGGCCAAGCGGGCCGACCGGATCCTGATGGTCGGGCACCTGCTCGTGTACCACCCCGGCGTCGAGAAGCTCAAGGAGATCGCCGACTCGGGTGAGCTCGGCGACATCCACTACATCTACTCGCAGCGCCTGAACCTCGGCCAGCTGCGGACGGACGAGAACGCGCTGTGGTCGCTCGGCGCGCACGACGTGTCCGTGATCCTGCACCTCGCCGGCGCGGGCCCGACGTACCTCGAGGCACGCGGCGAGGCGTACATGCGCCAGGGCGTGGAGGACGTCGTGTTCGCGTTCATGCGGTTCGACTCCGGGATCGCCGCCCATCTGCACCTGAGCTGGCTGGACCCGCACAAGACGCGCGCGTTCACGGTCGTCGGCTCCAAGCGGATGGCGACGTTCGACGACATGGAGCTCGAGCGCAAGGTCACCGTCTACGACAAGGGCTTCGACGAGAAGGCCGAGTCCTACGGCGAGTACATCACGCGCTCAGGGGACATCCGCTCGCCGCGGATCGCCAACAAGGAGCCGCTGCGGATCGAGTGCGAGCACTTCGTGGACTCGATCCGCAACGGGACGAAGCCCCGCTCCGACGGGGAAGCGGGGCTGCGGGTGGTGCGGGTGCTGGCCGGCCTCCAGGAATCCCTGAAGGCCAACGCGCGCTAG
- a CDS encoding DHA2 family efflux MFS transporter permease subunit has product MNWLSQLRRADASSGVVLVVVCAAVVLASLDLFIVNVALPDMAEDFGAPGLAELSWVLNGYAIVYAALLLLFGRMAERRRRDLGFLVGVLVFTAASAACAAATSLEALVVFRLVQAAGAALLTPTSLSLILVTTEPSRRPSAVRIWTAVGGAAAALGPVVGGLLVSASWRWVFLVNVPIGLAALVVGWRRLPRVAGHEVPHPDALGAALGTGGIAALTLGLVKAEDWGWASGATIGVLAVAVAALVLFVLHTVRAQNPLVDPALFRGRPFRGAGIAMILFSMAFGAMLLAAVLWAQTAWGWSALQTGLAIAPGPLMVPLFGVLLAGRLIARYGPGVVAGVGTAVFGLGLAWFALEIEIEPDYVGAMLPGMLATGIGVGLTLPTLMATAAGSLPPHAFATGSAVVNTLRQVGLAIGVAILVAILGTQPDLSAFQQGWWVLAGLSWVASLAAFTLLGHTRARSSTTTDRGSVAA; this is encoded by the coding sequence ATGAATTGGCTAAGTCAGCTGCGGCGCGCGGATGCGTCGTCCGGGGTCGTCCTCGTCGTGGTGTGCGCGGCCGTCGTGCTGGCGAGCCTTGACCTGTTCATCGTCAACGTCGCGCTGCCGGACATGGCGGAGGACTTCGGGGCGCCGGGGCTGGCGGAGCTGTCGTGGGTGCTGAACGGGTACGCGATCGTGTACGCCGCGCTGTTGCTGCTGTTCGGGCGGATGGCCGAGCGGCGCCGGCGCGACCTGGGCTTCCTCGTCGGGGTGCTGGTGTTCACGGCGGCGTCCGCGGCCTGCGCCGCGGCGACCTCGCTCGAGGCGCTGGTGGTCTTCCGCCTGGTGCAGGCGGCGGGTGCGGCGCTGCTCACGCCGACGTCGCTGAGCCTCATCCTCGTGACGACGGAGCCGTCCCGGCGGCCGTCGGCGGTGCGCATCTGGACGGCGGTCGGCGGGGCGGCGGCGGCGCTGGGGCCGGTGGTCGGCGGGCTGCTCGTGTCGGCGTCGTGGCGTTGGGTCTTCTTGGTGAACGTGCCGATCGGTCTGGCGGCGCTGGTCGTCGGGTGGCGGCGGCTGCCGCGCGTGGCGGGGCATGAGGTGCCGCATCCCGATGCGCTCGGGGCGGCGCTCGGCACCGGCGGGATCGCCGCGTTGACGCTCGGTCTCGTGAAGGCCGAGGATTGGGGGTGGGCGAGCGGGGCGACCATCGGCGTGCTCGCGGTCGCGGTGGCGGCGCTCGTCCTGTTCGTGCTGCACACGGTGCGGGCGCAGAACCCGCTCGTGGACCCGGCGCTGTTCCGCGGGCGGCCGTTCCGCGGGGCGGGCATCGCGATGATCCTGTTCTCGATGGCGTTCGGCGCGATGCTGCTCGCGGCCGTGCTGTGGGCGCAGACGGCGTGGGGCTGGTCGGCCCTGCAGACGGGGCTCGCGATCGCCCCTGGGCCGCTGATGGTGCCGCTGTTCGGCGTCCTGCTCGCCGGGCGGCTGATCGCGCGCTACGGACCCGGCGTGGTGGCCGGCGTCGGCACGGCGGTGTTCGGCCTCGGGTTGGCCTGGTTCGCGCTGGAGATCGAGATCGAGCCGGACTACGTCGGCGCGATGCTGCCCGGGATGCTGGCGACGGGGATCGGCGTCGGCCTCACCCTGCCGACGCTGATGGCGACCGCCGCGGGCTCGCTTCCGCCGCACGCGTTCGCGACCGGCTCGGCGGTCGTCAACACGCTGCGCCAGGTCGGGCTGGCGATCGGCGTCGCGATCCTGGTCGCCATCCTCGGCACGCAGCCGGACCTCAGCGCCTTCCAGCAGGGGTGGTGGGTGCTGGCGGGCCTGTCGTGGGTCGCCTCGCTCGCGGCGTTCACGCTGCTCGGCCACACGCGCGCCAGGTCATCGACGACGACCGATCGGGGTAGCGTTGCCGCATGA
- a CDS encoding tyrosine-type recombinase/integrase: protein MTFADACSEYLRYVEHDLDLKPSTLGDYRSVIRAHLLPAFGSLRIEDVTADRIEAWKGTLRMSNRTKVKLLTVLNGIMARARRLHRLPVNPMADVEKPRHRRSTAIEVFSPEEVLALVRNADSEQDAAIYLTAAFTGLRRGELVALRWRDVDFPAQRIRVSGSYAGGRLTTPKSGKVRSVPLAPAAAEALARLGQREFWTSEDALVFPDVVGGYLDASALARRYRAALKRADLRPLRFHDLRHTFGTRMIAKADIRRVQEWMGHADVATTMKYLHYVERPDEARLVAEAFELQEHENRLGGRSNPYVGRSPENL, encoded by the coding sequence GTGACCTTCGCTGACGCCTGCAGCGAGTACCTGCGATACGTCGAGCACGATCTGGACCTCAAGCCTTCGACGTTAGGTGACTACCGCTCGGTGATCCGGGCGCACCTGCTCCCCGCGTTCGGCTCGCTGCGGATCGAGGACGTGACGGCCGACCGCATCGAGGCGTGGAAGGGCACGCTGCGAATGAGCAACCGCACCAAGGTCAAACTGCTCACGGTCCTGAACGGAATCATGGCCCGGGCCCGTCGGCTCCATCGGCTGCCCGTCAACCCGATGGCCGACGTCGAGAAGCCGCGGCATCGTCGCTCGACGGCCATCGAGGTGTTCTCGCCCGAGGAGGTGCTCGCGCTGGTTCGGAACGCGGACTCCGAGCAGGACGCTGCGATCTACCTGACCGCGGCCTTCACGGGCCTCCGCCGTGGCGAGCTCGTGGCCCTTCGCTGGCGCGACGTCGACTTCCCGGCCCAGCGCATCCGCGTCTCCGGCTCCTACGCAGGAGGGCGACTCACAACGCCCAAGAGCGGCAAGGTCCGTTCGGTGCCGTTGGCGCCGGCCGCCGCCGAAGCGCTCGCCCGGCTCGGCCAGCGGGAGTTCTGGACGAGCGAGGACGCTCTCGTCTTCCCGGACGTCGTCGGTGGGTACCTCGACGCTTCGGCACTGGCCCGCCGCTACCGCGCGGCGCTCAAGCGCGCGGACCTGCGGCCGCTCCGGTTCCACGACCTGCGCCACACGTTCGGCACGCGGATGATCGCCAAGGCCGACATCAGGAGAGTGCAGGAGTGGATGGGCCACGCCGACGTCGCGACGACGATGAAGTACCTCCACTACGTCGAGCGCCCCGACGAAGCGCGCCTGGTCGCCGAGGCCTTCGAGCTCCAAGAACACGAAAACCGCCTCGGCGGGCGGTCTAATCCATATGTCGGCAGGTCGCCCGAGAACCTTTAG
- a CDS encoding aminotransferase class IV, which translates to MLASVDGAIGPAEQARVPITDEGLLRGDGAFEGLRLYSGRPFGLGEHLERLRSTTAGLRLEYDESALSHEISRLLEAAGPVDGVLRIVLTRGGRRILFVEPLPHRPRIARVGTVRYAPNRITEGLKTISYAANDLARRLAHEQGFDDALLVTPHGRVLEGATSAFFWVRDGRLRTPPLEDRILESVTRAKLIAVAGADEEVCTLDTLHGAEEAFLASSVREVQPVAAIDDLQLPAAPGPVTLRAHEALRQAIEAEIG; encoded by the coding sequence ATGCTCGCCAGCGTGGACGGCGCCATCGGGCCCGCCGAGCAGGCACGGGTCCCGATCACGGACGAAGGGCTGTTGCGCGGCGACGGCGCCTTCGAAGGGCTGCGGCTGTACTCCGGCCGGCCGTTCGGCCTCGGCGAGCACCTCGAGCGCCTGCGGAGCACGACGGCCGGGCTCCGGCTCGAGTACGACGAGTCCGCGCTCAGCCACGAGATCTCCCGGCTGCTCGAGGCTGCCGGCCCCGTGGACGGCGTGCTGCGCATCGTCCTCACCCGCGGTGGCCGCCGGATCCTGTTCGTGGAGCCGCTCCCGCACCGGCCACGGATCGCGCGCGTCGGCACGGTGCGCTACGCGCCCAACCGGATCACGGAGGGCCTCAAGACGATCTCCTACGCCGCGAACGACCTCGCCCGGCGCCTCGCGCACGAGCAGGGCTTCGACGACGCGCTCCTGGTCACCCCGCACGGCCGCGTGCTGGAGGGGGCGACGTCCGCGTTCTTCTGGGTGCGTGACGGCCGCCTGCGGACGCCACCGCTCGAGGACCGGATCCTCGAGTCGGTCACCCGCGCGAAGCTGATCGCGGTGGCGGGCGCCGACGAGGAGGTCTGCACGCTGGACACGCTCCACGGCGCGGAGGAGGCGTTCCTCGCGTCCTCGGTGCGCGAGGTGCAGCCGGTCGCCGCGATCGACGACCTTCAGCTGCCGGCGGCTCCTGGGCCGGTGACCCTCCGCGCGCACGAGGCGCTGCGGCAGGCGATCGAGGCCGAGATTGGCTAG
- a CDS encoding ATP-binding cassette domain-containing protein, with protein MDAVVVEELTKRYGRTAAVDGLSFAVPQGSVCGFLGPNGAGKTTTLRVLFGLTRATSGRAEAAGRVGGVLDRDGFHPARSVWNELSLAAARAGRQDADIDAALAAADLEHAADKLVGQCSHGTRRRLSLAAALIAAPDVLLLDEPASGLDPHALRTLRERLRAHAAAGGTVLLSSHVLEDVAATCDRVVVVNRGRRVAEGELAALLAQRIRLRSPEPEKLLAALDGLDATSDGPGTIIVAGADPDTVGRAVRDSGAVLHEMSTQGALEALYVGLTEASR; from the coding sequence GTGGATGCCGTCGTCGTCGAGGAGCTGACCAAGCGCTACGGGCGCACGGCGGCCGTCGACGGGCTCAGTTTCGCGGTTCCCCAGGGGAGCGTGTGCGGGTTCCTGGGGCCGAACGGCGCGGGCAAGACGACCACGCTGCGCGTGCTGTTCGGGCTCACGCGCGCGACGAGCGGGCGTGCGGAGGCGGCCGGTCGCGTCGGGGGTGTGCTCGACCGGGACGGGTTCCACCCGGCGCGCAGCGTGTGGAACGAGCTCTCGCTGGCCGCCGCGCGGGCGGGCCGGCAGGACGCGGACATCGACGCCGCGCTCGCGGCCGCCGACCTCGAGCACGCCGCGGACAAGCTCGTCGGCCAGTGCTCGCACGGCACGCGGCGCCGGCTGAGCCTGGCCGCCGCGCTGATCGCGGCTCCCGACGTGCTGCTGCTCGACGAGCCCGCCAGCGGGCTGGACCCGCATGCGCTGCGGACGCTGCGTGAGCGGCTGCGGGCGCACGCCGCCGCGGGCGGCACGGTGCTGCTGTCCAGCCACGTGCTCGAGGACGTGGCGGCCACGTGCGATCGGGTCGTCGTGGTCAACCGCGGGCGGCGCGTGGCGGAGGGGGAGCTGGCGGCGTTGCTCGCGCAGCGGATCCGGCTTCGCTCGCCCGAGCCCGAGAAGCTGCTGGCGGCGCTGGACGGGCTCGATGCGACGTCTGACGGCCCGGGCACGATCATCGTCGCGGGCGCGGACCCCGACACGGTCGGGCGCGCGGTCCGGGACAGCGGTGCGGTGCTGCACGAGATGAGCACGCAGGGCGCGCTCGAGGCCCTCTACGTCGGCCTGACGGAGGCTTCGCGGTGA
- a CDS encoding winged helix-turn-helix transcriptional regulator: MSDVVRMAGTLDPRSGWTATHCSIAKALDVVSTRTAFLLLREAFYGTTRFDDFAERVGASEPVTASRLRELVDAGLLAKQPYKEPGQRTRQRYVLTEMGRDLFPALVALMQWGDRWTNDGGYVHLEHAGCGARVHAELRCEHDHPVEVSDLELHRSR, from the coding sequence ATGAGCGACGTCGTCCGGATGGCGGGCACCCTCGACCCACGCAGCGGCTGGACCGCCACGCACTGCTCGATCGCCAAGGCGCTCGACGTCGTCAGCACGCGCACCGCGTTCCTGCTCCTCCGCGAGGCCTTCTACGGCACCACCCGCTTCGACGACTTCGCCGAGCGCGTCGGAGCGAGCGAACCCGTCACCGCCTCCCGCCTGCGCGAGCTGGTCGACGCGGGCCTGCTCGCCAAGCAGCCCTACAAGGAACCCGGCCAGCGCACCCGCCAGCGCTACGTCCTCACCGAGATGGGCCGCGACCTGTTCCCCGCGCTCGTCGCCCTCATGCAGTGGGGCGACCGCTGGACGAACGACGGCGGCTACGTCCACCTCGAGCACGCCGGCTGCGGCGCCCGCGTCCACGCCGAGCTGCGGTGCGAGCACGACCACCCGGTCGAGGTCTCGGACCTCGAGCTGCACCGCAGCCGTTAA
- a CDS encoding adenylosuccinate synthase, producing MAGIVIVGAQWGDEGKGKVIDLLAENADMVIRFQGGNNAGHTIVRGDVHWKFHLIPSGILYPGKLCAIGNGVVIDPKVLTDELDGLRAKGVDLSGLRISANAHLIMPYHMYLDHAGETKLGKLQIGTTRRGIGPAYADKAARLGIRVQDLLDEKILKKKIVAAMEPKRLQLRPYAKAPELDLQSMTEDYLTYGHRIAQYVADTARLTWDVLDSGKNVLFEGAQGTLLDIDHGTYPFVTSSNPVSASACTGTGVGPKDIDEIWGIAKAYATRVGSGPFPTELDDELGATLREAGGEYGTTTGRARRVGWVDLVALRYAARINSLTHLAITKLDVLTGLGPLNVCTRYRGAEEATFDNYPYHQTVMHHASGDYEQLPGWDEDITGARTEEELPQNARDYLKFISDFVGVPIALIGVGPGRDQVIWTDAGRATYAARTEGVTA from the coding sequence ATGGCCGGCATCGTGATCGTGGGCGCCCAGTGGGGCGACGAAGGCAAGGGCAAGGTCATCGACCTGCTCGCGGAGAACGCGGACATGGTAATCCGCTTCCAGGGCGGCAACAACGCCGGCCACACCATCGTGCGCGGTGACGTGCACTGGAAGTTCCACCTGATCCCGTCCGGGATCCTGTACCCGGGCAAGCTGTGCGCCATCGGCAACGGGGTCGTGATCGACCCGAAGGTGCTGACGGACGAGCTGGACGGGCTACGGGCGAAGGGCGTGGACCTGTCCGGGCTGCGGATCAGCGCCAACGCGCACCTGATCATGCCGTACCACATGTACCTGGATCACGCCGGCGAGACCAAGCTCGGCAAGCTCCAGATCGGCACGACGCGCCGCGGCATCGGCCCTGCCTACGCCGACAAGGCCGCGCGCCTCGGCATCCGCGTGCAGGACCTGCTGGACGAGAAGATCCTCAAGAAGAAGATCGTCGCGGCGATGGAGCCCAAGCGCCTCCAGCTGCGCCCGTACGCGAAGGCCCCGGAGCTCGACCTGCAGTCGATGACCGAGGACTACCTCACGTACGGCCACCGGATCGCGCAGTACGTCGCCGACACGGCGCGGCTGACGTGGGACGTGTTGGACTCGGGCAAGAACGTCCTGTTCGAGGGCGCGCAGGGCACGCTGCTGGACATCGACCACGGCACGTATCCGTTCGTGACGTCGTCGAACCCGGTCAGCGCCTCCGCCTGCACGGGCACCGGCGTCGGCCCGAAGGACATCGACGAGATCTGGGGCATCGCCAAGGCGTACGCCACCCGCGTCGGCTCCGGTCCGTTCCCGACCGAGCTGGACGACGAGCTCGGCGCGACGCTGCGCGAGGCCGGCGGCGAGTACGGCACGACGACGGGCCGCGCCCGCCGCGTCGGCTGGGTGGATCTGGTCGCGCTGCGCTACGCCGCGCGCATCAACTCGCTCACGCACCTCGCGATCACGAAGCTGGACGTGCTCACGGGCCTCGGCCCGCTGAACGTCTGCACGCGCTACCGCGGCGCCGAGGAAGCGACGTTCGACAACTACCCGTACCACCAGACCGTGATGCACCACGCGTCGGGCGACTACGAGCAGCTCCCGGGCTGGGACGAGGACATCACGGGCGCGCGCACCGAGGAAGAGCTGCCGCAGAACGCGCGCGACTACCTGAAGTTCATCTCGGACTTCGTCGGCGTGCCGATCGCGCTGATCGGCGTCGGCCCGGGCCGCGACCAGGTGATCTGGACGGACGCCGGGCGGGCGACCTACGCCGCCCGCACCGAGGGCGTCACGGCCTAG